In Humulus lupulus chromosome 7, drHumLupu1.1, whole genome shotgun sequence, the following are encoded in one genomic region:
- the LOC133790706 gene encoding uncharacterized protein LOC133790706, with the protein MLMPLKMRNFFDSMAVLALFLFLGLSHFSNCVASGLSSSSETETTMHTNNWAVLVCTSRFWFNYRHMANTLSLYRTVKRLGIPDERIILMLADDMACNARNKYPAQVFNNENHKLNLYGDNVEVDYRGYEVTVENFLRVLTGRHETAVPRSKRLLSDEGSHILLYMTGHGGDEFLKFQDSEELQSHDLADAVKQMKEKRRFKELMIMVDTCQAATLFSQLQSPGVLTIGSSMKGENSYSHHLDSDVGVSVVDRFTFYTLAFFERLNMYDNASLSSLFKSYNPSLLMSTAYYRTDLYQRQLEEVPVTNFFGSVMGTIHTDSAYKALSKKPSSRAYIKISPDKSTINNERKLTASDSDQLHDTKSGEQPCPFTRFMSSFNDKIDKIEDIDSYVNYGMFIMLPLLLLSTWLS; encoded by the exons ATGCTTATGCCGTTGAAGATGCGAAACTTTTTTGATTCAATGGCGGTGCTGGCGTTGTTTCTGTTTCTGGGTTTGAGTCATTTCTCCAATTGCGTGGCATCTGGTTTGTCTTCTTCATCTGAAACTGAGACCACCATGCACACTAACAACTGGGCTGTTTTAGTCTGCACGTCTCGCTTCTG GTTTAATTATCGACATATGGCAAATACCTTATCCTTGTATAG GACCGTTAAGCGACTCGGAATACCTGATGAGAGAATAATATTAATGTTGGCTGATGATATGGCCTGTAATGCTAGAAACAAGTATCCTGCTCAAGTTTTCAACAATGAGAATCACAAGCTTAACTTGTATGGGGACAATGTTGAG GTGGATTATCGAGGTTATGAAGTTACAGTCGAAAATTTCTTACGTGTACTGACCGGGCGTCATGAAACTGCTGTTCCAAGGTCTAAGCGTCTATTAAGTGATGAGGGAAGCCACATTCTTTTGTATATGACAGGGCATGGGGGAGATGAGTTTTTGAAGTTTCAAGACTCAGAAGAGCTCCAAAGTCATGACTTAGCTGATGCCgtgaaacaaatgaaagaaaaGCGTAG ATTCAAGGAGCTTATGATTATGGTGGACACTTGCCAAGCTGCCACTCTCTTCTCTCAG CTTCAGTCGCCTGGAGTTTTGACTATTGGGAGCAGCATGAAAGGAGAAAACTCATATTCTCATCACTTGGACTCTGAT GTTGGTGTTTCTGTAGTTGATCGTTTTACATTTTATACCCTTGCCTTCTTTGAGAGGCTGAATATGTATGACAATGCCTCATTGAGCAG TCTTTTCAAATCATATAACCCAAGCTTGTTGATGTCAACCGCATATTATCGAACAGATCTGTACCAACGACAATTGGAAGAG GTACCTGTTACAAACTTTTTTGGTTCAGTCATGGGAACAATACACACCGATTCAGCTTACAAAGCTCTATCAAAAAAACCCTCTAGCAGAGCTTATATCAAGATCTCTCCGGATAAATCAACCATCAACAATGAAAGAAAACTGACAGCATCAGATTCAGATCAGCTTCACGATACAAAATCAGGG GAACAACCATGTCCATTCACACGTTTCATGAGTAGCTTCAACGACAAGATTGATAAAATTGAAGATATCGATTCTTATGTGAACTATGGCATGTTCATAATGCTTCCATTGTTGCTTCTTTCCACATGGTTATCATAG
- the LOC133790707 gene encoding uncharacterized protein LOC133790707 has product MIPFKEEKDAKKEAFRKYLESSGVVDALTKVLVSLYEQHEKPSSALEFIQQKLGGPSASDYEKLQAEMSDLQNKYNQLLATHQETCKELEEVKSSCDVEPSSTKETSDGEAQKERL; this is encoded by the exons ATGATACCCTTTAAAGAG GAAAAAGACGCCAAGAAAGAAGCTTTCAGGAAGTATTTAGAGTCCAGTGGCGTTGTTGATGCTCTCACCAaag TTCTGGTTTCTTTATATGAGCAACACGAGAAGCCTTCCTCTGCCCTCGA GTTTATTCAACAAAAACTAGGGGGACCATCTGCCTCTGATTATGAAAAGTTACAAGCTGAGATGTCAGATTTACAAAATAAGTACAACCAGCTTTTGGCTACACATCAAGAAACCTGCAAAGAG TTAGAAGAAGTTAAGAGTTCGTGCGATGTAGAACCTTCGTCGACCAAGGAGACTTCTGATGGGGAAGCTCAGAAAGAGAGGCTTTGA